The genomic interval TGAAACCAGTCAAGAAATATCTGATGGAGTCACTAAGTCTACTCAAGCAGTACAAGCAGCAGAAGCTGGAATTCGACAGATTGGGGTGCTTGCTCGGCAACAGACTATGTGTATGTTTAAATCCAAATACTTGTTCTTTTGTTTTGTGACGATTTACTATGGATGATTTCCAAGCTAGTTTGTTCATTTGATGCAGCGATGATTCAAGAAAGAGCGAGTCTGCCTATAATATCTTTACAACCAGTGGTTGTTGGTGCTGCTAAGAAGACTTCTCGTGTTGTTGGCCGAGCTACAAAATCCTTAATGAATATGATCTCGGGAGGGAATAACTCCGAggctcaagaagaagaagaagaagatgacagCCGAGTTGCTACTACAGATTCATAGGACCTTTTTGTGGTCTTTTCGAAAACTATTAGAGCTGAAGATTCTTAGAAACTCTCTTCATAATCTTCATATCCAACTTTGATTTctgtttattatttaaaaaattaagttggagATGAAGGCAATTCATGGTGTTTGAATCATAAATTATGCTCTTTGTAGTTGTACATATACATCATAATGTAAAGACTAGTAAGTTATCAAATGTTGAAATTTGTTATATGACTAATAATATCCAAAAAAACCCAAATAAAGTTCatcaattatattaaaatatcaatattgTTTCTTCTTTCTCTAATCTGTATAATGAATAGTAAAGATTGGGTCTTGTTTGAGTCTCTTATTTGAGTTTATCCATAAATTGTGCTAATTTATTAGCATGATGATCAGCAGTATTTGATACATGGTGGGTACGAAAATCTTCATAGCAAAAGGGTTTATAGAGAGGGAGTGGAGGATTGGAACCATGGATTAATGTCGTTTCTGGCTTAATAATAGTGTCGTTTGAAGGATTAATAAACAATGATATTGTCGTTCTATCAACCCTTGAATTTATCACTCTATGCTCTGCTCCTTTTAGCTTTCCATTGCTAATCACCTATGCAAATGTACACATCAAATTCTACTCTCAActcaaacaaataataattaaatatttgattaataataataataataatatatttatagagaTGGATAAAAAAGAGAAGGATATTTATATGTACCTGTAAAATATAGCCAATATTGATGACAAATGCATGAGAAATAGGCTCAACATAAACCCAATTTCCATGATGATTAGGAACTTGAAGACCTAGAACATTTCCTTGAAGAAGAATAGTGATAAGACTTGGGTCACAATGCTTAGGTAAGCCCAATGTCAAACTTGGATCTGGGCAAGCTGGGTAATGATTGCTCAATAATATTGGACTCTCAATAAGCTCACCACTAAAATATCCACTCTTCAATCCCAACCCTTCACTTAACACCTCCAATATCTTCAAACCTAACTTCCTCACTTCAACTGAAAATTTCCCAACAATTTCCCTATAAAAACAATAAAGTATACTCTTTTGTTAGACGATTTGAAAATTTCAACCAACGGTCTAAAATTCCCCTGACACGACAAGAGTCATAGAttagatatatatatgcatCATGATTAACTTTAGGCTAAGGCGAGTTAGGCTTGTGCTTAGAACTCACCTAGTTCAGGAGTTCAAAAAAAAGTTTTTCTTtatgaaaaatacatatttttttctaatttttaaaaataccacaTATTTGTTAAACTAAGGCCCATTAAAGAAAATTCTTATGGCCCATTAAAGAAAGTATACCCTTTTATTATAGGGATAATTACACCACATACTGAAAATACTGTGGagcagaatttttttaaaaaatactgtgtaaattttatactgtgtactgtgttaagttttcactgttgttctacggttgttttttaattgttccactattgtttttagttgttctgttttgtgttctactattgttttataaaaatacagtatttttgaaaagatttccgtgttactgtatttttgtaaaagttaatatAAATTCCAGTACATTTCTTTTTGAAAATACACAtttttttgctaatttttaaaaataccacatattttttttaataaaaacccAATAAAGCAAAATTTGTAAGgtcaagtatttttttaaaaaataccacATATGTGTACctatattggattggattttgtGGCCAAAATTGTATGTGTTCCTCAAGAGGGTGACAAGGATGA from Cannabis sativa cultivar Pink pepper isolate KNU-18-1 chromosome 4, ASM2916894v1, whole genome shotgun sequence carries:
- the LOC115713902 gene encoding hyoscyamine 6-dioxygenase-like; translated protein: MAMEKLVSSWSNEKITLPESYIIPPETRPGDQSFPVTNSIPVIDLHENINQHDTIIHNIIKASQDYGIFQVINHGVCEELMDETMKVMKELHEMSPIDKARECCKDPLKRCRLYTSSNNFSNEKIHYWRDAFLHPCHPLEEHIQFWPQNPIQYREIVGKFSVEVRKLGLKILEVLSEGLGLKSGYFSGELIESPILLSNHYPACPDPSLTLGLPKHCDPSLITILLQGNVLGLQVPNHHGNWVYVEPISHAFVINIGYILQVISNGKLKGAEHRVINSRVDRTTISLFINPSNDTIIKPETTLIHGSNPPLPLYKPFCYEDFRTHHVSNTADHHANKLAQFMDKLK